In Rutidosis leptorrhynchoides isolate AG116_Rl617_1_P2 chromosome 2, CSIRO_AGI_Rlap_v1, whole genome shotgun sequence, one genomic interval encodes:
- the LOC139887617 gene encoding uncharacterized protein: MSTAYHPQTNGQAEVTNRALKRILEHTIGHHGNKWAEKLDDTLWAFRTAYKNLLCTTPYWMTYGKACHLPIELEYKALWTLKTCKLDPLETSRHRKMQMNELAELRDQAYETNYIYNEQTKILLDAKLIPSKFAPGDKALLLNSWCKRFSGKFKSRWSGPLTVIHVFPHGAMELEGPTGNFKVNGHRLKVYLEDHARKEDFVSLDPP, from the coding sequence atgtccactgcttATCACCCGCAGACCAATGGACAGGCTGAAGTCACGAATAGAGCGCTTAAAAGAATCCTGGAACATACCATCGGCCACCATGGAAATAAGTGGGCTGAGAAACTAGACGATACTCTATGGGCATTCCGTACGGCATATAAAAATCTACTTTGCACTACACCATATTGGATGACCTacggtaaagcatgccatcttccaATAGAATTAGAGTACAAAGCTCTCTGGACATTGAAGACATGTAAACTCGATCCTTTAGAAACCAGTAGACATCGCAAAATGCAGATGAACGAATTagccgaattaagagaccaagcttatGAGACCAATTATATCTACAATGAACAGACCAAAATTTTACTTGATGCAAAGCTTATACCTtcaaagttcgctcctggagataaagctCTACTCTTAAATTCGTGGTGCAAGAGATTTTCTGGTAAGTTTAAATCAAGATGGAGTGGACCACTTACAGTGATACACGTCTTTCCACATGGAGCCATGGAATTAGAAGGACCCACCGGGAATTTCAAAGTCAACGGACACCGTCTTAAAGTCTACCTAGAAGACCACGCCAGGAAAGAAGATTTTGTTTCCCTTGATCCACCTTGA